From Natronorubrum halophilum, a single genomic window includes:
- a CDS encoding IS4 family transposase: MLTELSPDLIRRRLTSLFPAELIEDIAYERDVVQRKRTIDITMLVWTLIMGFAVDGEARTIAGFQRAYSAATNQTVARSSFYDRFTPALATLLSDLLAHALEEVAVPHTIAPRFELFRDVLIADATIFRLHRLLSEFLATHPDQSGAKLHLVHNATSQSLEQFQLTDERTQESSQLRTGSWLRGRLLLFDLGFYSFRRFALIEENGGFFLTRLKSNANPLIVGERRKWRGRAISLPGRRLQDVLGDLRREIMDVTVEITFKRRAYAGKQSTGTMEFRVVGVRNEDTDDYHLYMTNLPDEFTPRQVAALYGLRWEVELLFRELKSVYGLEKFQTSDPAIVELLVVAALLTLVVSRALLGMFQELFPETVFPRERWARTVRSLAQLILEDLAQSFGHPPPNLSELTFRDARQPEKSRLLLSERVAEAFTRPSSA; this comes from the coding sequence ACATCACGATGCTCGTCTGGACCCTGATCATGGGCTTCGCCGTCGACGGCGAAGCCCGTACCATCGCCGGGTTTCAGCGAGCCTATTCCGCAGCGACCAACCAGACTGTTGCTCGCTCCAGCTTCTACGACCGGTTCACACCAGCACTTGCGACATTGTTGAGCGACCTTCTCGCGCATGCGCTCGAGGAGGTCGCGGTTCCTCACACGATCGCTCCACGGTTCGAGTTGTTTCGCGACGTGCTGATCGCCGATGCAACCATCTTCCGGTTGCATCGGCTCCTCAGCGAGTTTCTCGCGACTCACCCCGATCAGTCCGGCGCAAAGCTTCATCTCGTCCATAACGCCACCTCACAGAGCCTCGAACAGTTCCAGCTCACCGATGAGCGCACTCAGGAGAGCAGCCAGCTCCGCACCGGGAGCTGGCTGCGAGGCCGGTTGTTGCTGTTCGATCTCGGGTTCTACAGCTTCCGCCGATTCGCGTTGATCGAGGAAAACGGCGGATTCTTTCTGACGCGGCTGAAGTCGAACGCGAACCCGTTGATCGTCGGAGAGCGGCGGAAATGGCGTGGGCGCGCCATTTCCTTGCCAGGCCGCCGTCTCCAGGACGTTCTGGGCGATCTCAGACGTGAGATCATGGACGTGACTGTGGAGATTACGTTCAAGCGACGGGCGTACGCTGGGAAACAATCAACCGGCACGATGGAGTTCCGCGTCGTCGGTGTCCGAAACGAGGACACCGACGACTACCATCTGTACATGACGAATCTGCCCGATGAGTTCACTCCACGGCAGGTTGCGGCGCTGTATGGGTTGCGGTGGGAGGTGGAGTTGCTGTTTCGGGAGTTGAAATCAGTGTACGGGCTGGAGAAGTTCCAGACAAGCGATCCAGCGATCGTGGAACTGCTGGTTGTGGCGGCTCTGCTGACGCTTGTGGTCAGCAGAGCCTTGCTTGGAATGTTTCAAGAGTTGTTTCCCGAGACGGTGTTTCCGCGGGAACGCTGGGCGAGGACCGTTCGGTCTCTCGCCCAGCTCATCCTCGAAGATTTGGCCCAGTCGTTCGGACATCCACCGCCGAACCTGTCGGAATTGACGTTCCGTGACGCCCGTCAACCAGAGAAATCACGCCTCTTACTCAGCGAACGAGTGGCTGAAGCCTTCACGAGGCCATCCAGTGCTTAA